ATTCAAATACTAAAAGTCTTGGACTAAAGTCCATAGTTTTTACTACCGAACTGGGACAATAAAAGCAGTGCTGATGTTTGGTCTTGGTCATATTTTAGGCCATACGAATCTCCGGTAGGTTGGTTTGAGGAACGAAACCCAACGCTGATAAGTTGTTTTTGCTTTATCTGCCCAAGCCCAAGCCCAAACCAATCGGATTTTAGGAACAAGCTTTGCATTATCTCAAAAAGCAATCGCTTCAGCACCCATTTTTTTTGCAAGCTATCAGGAGTCACCGTGAAACAAAGATGGTTGAATAAACAGGCATTTTGGAAAACTCGGGCCGAAATCCGGCGAAAAAAACAGCAGCAGGAAAACCGCTTTCAGTTGGAACAGTTGGAGCAGCGAATACTTCTGTCCGCAGATTCGGTAGCAGGCGATGCCGTCGTTGCAGCGGCCATGGATGCATCGGACAACACCTTGTGGATCCAAGAAGCCCAGCAACAAATTGACCACCTTTTCAAGCCAGGTTGCGTCTGAACTGACGACCCAAAGCACGGAACAGGATACATTACTTGCGCCGGACACGGTGTTTGCAGTAGATGAAGCCGCATTTGAACCGGTTGAAGCAGATACGGCCCAGGGGTTTATGGACATCCCCCTGGATGTAGAGGAAAAAACGGATCAAGACCCGGACTCTTGCAACAGCCGGCAATACCGCTCCTTTTATCGGCTTGATATCTCTTCCAGTTCAGCGACGCCCACCCTGACCGGGGGTTCAATGAAGTGTCGGATGAAGGCTCCCTTGGTGAACCTGATCTCTTTGAAATGCAATCTATCGACATTCAGCTTCAAAAACCGGGTCAAGCACTGAGGCAGGCGTTTGTTTTAGGGAGCAACAGCCAGCACCCCATAAGTTCGGGACTGGCTGTCCAGGCGATGCCGACCTTTATCTTAGACGAGTTCCAGGACAAATGGGACGAACCCAATTCTGAAGACTGGTTGGATAGTATGCTTTAGTACGGTGCATCATCACAAAATAGCGTGTGGACAGCGCCCTTTATGACTGTTATATTAAAAAAATTCAAAATATATTAGCTGTTGACCCTTGTAAAAACAATAGCCGCTCTCTATTCCCGGGCGATCAGAAGAATGACGTTAAATAGTCTTTAGGATAATCGTATCATGATTGTCAGGATTACATTTTAAAAAAGGAGATCCTCAATGTTTACGAAACTGGTACCCCTGAACAGCTCCCAGCACAAAAAAATGAAAATCAGAAACATCCAAGGATTTGGATTTGCATCTAAATTCCATGTCGCATCCGTGATGGTTCATGAATTTGTCCGGGCGGCGGCAATTTATCCCATCGTTTTTATCGAAGACAAGACACAGGATGTGTTCCGCCCTGTAGCCTTGCTTGGGCTGAAGGCCGGAGAAAATTTATTTGTGGACACAGATAATAAATGGGCGGCTTCTTACGTCCCGGCCATTATTCGCAGATACCCCTTTGTATTGGCCAAGAATAAGGAAGAGGAAAAATTTGCCATTTGCTTTGATGAGGACAGTGAGATGATCAATGAAAACGACGGTGTTCCCCTGTTTAACGAGGATGGATCGCCTGCCGAAGTCATTGAGAACGTCAAGCGCTATTTGACTGAACTTCAGCAAATGGAAGCGATTACCTTGGATTTTTGCCAATTCATGGCTCAAAATAATGCATTTGCGCCCATGAATATGCGGGTTAGAAAGGCAGATAATGTCCAGGCCATCGGCGGTTGCTATGTGATCAATGAAGAACGGCTTAATAACCTTTCTGATGAGCGTTTTCTGGAACTTCGAAAAAAACGGTATTTGCCGGCGGTATATTCCCATCTGACATCACTTGCTCAAATTGAGCGGTTAATGCAGCTTGCCGGTGAAGCGTTGCCTGAAAAATCATTTGACACGATAGATCGCGTTGCCGGAGAGGAGTCCGGACATGTGCTTCATTAGACAGATGATACTGCCTGCAAAAGGACAAGCTGCCGAATGTGTACGATCATTCATTAAACCTGTTTTTGCTACTTTGGTTTTTTGGGAATCTTTGGCACCCTTATGTGCCTGGTTCCTGTCAGGGCATCAGAAACAAAGCCGGACCCTTTGATCAATGTCAATGCAAGACAATTAGAACACTGGATTGTCGCAACAAA
Above is a window of uncultured Desulfobacter sp. DNA encoding:
- a CDS encoding LEPR-XLL domain-containing protein — encoded protein: MKQRWLNKQAFWKTRAEIRRKKQQQENRFQLEQLEQRILLSADSVAGDAVVAAAMDASDNTLWIQEAQQQIDHLFKPGCV
- a CDS encoding SapC family protein: MFTKLVPLNSSQHKKMKIRNIQGFGFASKFHVASVMVHEFVRAAAIYPIVFIEDKTQDVFRPVALLGLKAGENLFVDTDNKWAASYVPAIIRRYPFVLAKNKEEEKFAICFDEDSEMINENDGVPLFNEDGSPAEVIENVKRYLTELQQMEAITLDFCQFMAQNNAFAPMNMRVRKADNVQAIGGCYVINEERLNNLSDERFLELRKKRYLPAVYSHLTSLAQIERLMQLAGEALPEKSFDTIDRVAGEESGHVLH